A genomic window from Pseudanabaena yagii GIHE-NHR1 includes:
- a CDS encoding undecaprenyl-diphosphate phosphatase, with protein MFLTAIAASETIDLGFVELGWLKVIFLGIVQGITELLPISSTAHLRIVPSLLGWQDPGTAFSAAMQLASLGAVLAYFWQDIKSLVGSSIKAIAHQDYQSQSLRLTLGLLIGTIPIVIVGLLLKKTLDAPNSPLRSLTVIGIASIVMSILLAIAELRGSRKRDFKRLALLDGLLVGIAQTLALIPGVSRSGSTLTAGLFLNMERETAARFSFLLGLPAIILGGAVELHSLSKAGLDLNGWLILGTGLLSASISAFLAIFGLLRYLEKQSTWIFVWYRLIMGIFLIIGAALGFLR; from the coding sequence AACTGCAATAGCTGCTTCTGAGACTATCGACCTTGGTTTTGTGGAGCTAGGCTGGCTGAAAGTGATTTTCTTAGGAATTGTGCAGGGAATCACTGAACTATTACCAATTAGTAGCACAGCTCACCTGCGAATTGTCCCCAGTCTACTGGGATGGCAAGACCCTGGTACAGCCTTTTCCGCAGCGATGCAGCTTGCGAGTTTAGGTGCAGTTTTAGCTTACTTTTGGCAAGATATCAAAAGCTTAGTCGGTAGTTCGATTAAAGCGATCGCCCATCAAGACTATCAATCTCAATCTCTACGCTTAACTTTAGGATTATTAATTGGAACAATACCAATTGTGATCGTGGGGCTATTGCTCAAAAAGACTCTAGATGCGCCTAACTCTCCTCTACGTAGTCTTACGGTAATTGGTATTGCTTCTATTGTGATGTCTATATTATTGGCGATCGCGGAGTTACGGGGCAGTAGAAAAAGAGATTTTAAAAGACTGGCACTTTTAGATGGACTACTAGTGGGAATAGCCCAAACGCTTGCCTTAATCCCTGGAGTATCGCGCTCAGGCTCTACTCTCACCGCAGGGCTATTCCTGAATATGGAACGCGAAACTGCGGCGAGATTCTCTTTTCTATTGGGATTACCCGCAATTATTCTCGGAGGAGCCGTGGAATTACATTCCTTAAGCAAGGCAGGATTAGACCTCAATGGTTGGTTAATTCTTGGTACAGGGTTACTCTCAGCTAGTATTTCCGCATTTCTGGCTATTTTTGGGCTATTACGCTATTTAGAAAAGCAAAGCACTTGGATCTTTGTTTGGTATCGACTAATTATGGGTATATTTTTAATAATCGGCGCAGCTTTGGGTTTTCTGCGTTAA